One region of Mycolicibacterium lutetiense genomic DNA includes:
- the rplX gene encoding 50S ribosomal protein L24 — protein sequence MKVHKGDTVLVVSGKDKGAKGKVIEAFPTRDKILVEGVNRIKKHTAQSQNERGASSGGIVTQEAAIHVSNVMVVDSDGKPTRVGYRVDEETGKKVRIAKTNGKDI from the coding sequence ATGAAGGTCCACAAGGGCGACACCGTGCTGGTGGTCTCCGGTAAGGACAAGGGCGCGAAGGGCAAGGTCATCGAGGCCTTCCCGACCCGCGACAAGATCCTGGTCGAGGGCGTCAACCGGATCAAGAAGCACACCGCGCAGTCGCAGAACGAGCGTGGCGCATCGTCGGGTGGCATCGTCACCCAGGAAGCCGCCATCCACGTGTCCAACGTGATGGTGGTCGATTCTGACGGCAAGCCGACTCGTGTGGGTTACCGCGTCGATGAAGAGACCGGCAAGAAGGTCCGCATCGCCAAGACCAATGGCAAGGACATCTGA
- the rplN gene encoding 50S ribosomal protein L14, protein MIQQESRLKVADNTGAKEILCIRVLGGSSRRYAGIGDVIVATVKDAIPGGNVKRGDVVKAVVVRTVKERRRADGSYIKFDENAAVIIKADNDPRGTRIFGPVGRELREKKFMKIVSLAPEVL, encoded by the coding sequence GTGATTCAGCAGGAATCGCGGTTGAAGGTCGCCGACAACACGGGCGCCAAGGAGATCTTGTGCATCCGTGTGCTCGGTGGCTCATCGCGACGCTACGCAGGCATCGGTGATGTCATCGTCGCGACCGTCAAGGACGCCATCCCGGGCGGCAACGTCAAGCGCGGCGATGTCGTCAAGGCCGTCGTGGTGCGCACCGTCAAGGAGCGTCGCCGCGCCGACGGTAGCTACATCAAGTTCGACGAGAACGCCGCCGTCATCATCAAGGCCGACAACGACCCGCGCGGTACCCGCATCTTCGGGCCGGTCGGTCGCGAACTGCGCGAGAAGAAGTTCATGAAGATCGTCTCGCTGGCTCCGGAGGTTTTGTAA
- a CDS encoding formylglycine-generating enzyme family protein — MATELLELPGGTFRMGSTAFYPEEAPVHTVTVGAFAIEQHSVTTAQFGEFVAATGYVTVAEQPMDPALYPGVDEADLVPGALVFRPTGGPVDLRDWRQWWDWAPGANWRHPFGPDRDPAAADHPVVQVAYPDAAAYAAWAGRRLPTEAEWEYAARGGVEGSYAWGDEATPGGVLMANTWQGRFPYRNDGALGWRGTSPVGSFPTNAFGLADMIGNVWEWTTTRFAGQHRPDADAPACCPPPADPDPMVNQVLKGGSHLCAPEYCHRYRPAARSPQSQDSSTTHIGFRCVLS, encoded by the coding sequence GTGGCCACCGAACTCCTTGAGCTTCCCGGCGGAACCTTCCGGATGGGTTCGACGGCGTTCTATCCCGAAGAAGCTCCGGTGCACACCGTCACCGTCGGTGCGTTCGCCATCGAGCAGCATTCGGTCACCACCGCCCAGTTCGGTGAGTTCGTCGCGGCCACCGGATACGTCACGGTCGCCGAGCAACCGATGGACCCCGCGCTGTATCCCGGAGTCGACGAGGCCGACCTGGTGCCTGGGGCCCTGGTGTTCCGGCCCACCGGCGGTCCCGTCGACCTGCGGGACTGGCGTCAGTGGTGGGACTGGGCGCCCGGAGCCAACTGGCGCCACCCGTTCGGGCCCGATCGGGACCCGGCTGCCGCCGACCACCCCGTCGTACAGGTGGCCTATCCGGACGCGGCGGCCTACGCGGCCTGGGCCGGGCGCCGACTGCCCACCGAAGCCGAATGGGAGTACGCCGCACGCGGGGGAGTCGAGGGCAGCTACGCGTGGGGTGACGAGGCCACCCCGGGCGGAGTGCTCATGGCCAACACCTGGCAGGGCCGGTTCCCGTATCGCAACGACGGCGCGCTGGGCTGGCGCGGCACCTCACCGGTCGGCAGCTTCCCGACCAATGCCTTCGGGCTGGCGGACATGATCGGCAATGTGTGGGAGTGGACCACGACCCGGTTCGCCGGGCAGCACCGGCCCGACGCCGACGCGCCGGCGTGCTGCCCGCCGCCCGCCGACCCCGATCCGATGGTGAACCAGGTGCTCAAGGGCGGTTCGCATCTGTGCGCGCCCGAGTACTGTCACCGCTACCGGCCGGCCGCGAGGTCACCCCAATCACAGGACAGCTCGACCACGCACATCGGATTCCGCTGCGTGCTCAGCTGA